The Laspinema palackyanum D2c DNA window ACCCTACAACTGCACACCGCTATATATCCGTATTTGACCAAGAGATGGCAATGACATTCAGCACCTATCAACTCCCGTTAACTTTTGAACAAATCTTAATTCTAGTTAAACAACTTCCTCAAGAGGAGCAAATCAAACTCAAACAGGAAATTGATAAACGAATAAACGCCAGGGAAGAAGATTTGTTGACCGGGTTCGACCGCATTGGCAAAAATGCTCAAAAAAGAGGATTAACTGAAAAATTTCTTCAGGAATTACTGGCGGATGAATCCTAAGCTGATTGTAATTGATACCACTGTTTTAATTAGTGCGGTTTTGAGTCCAGAAGGAACTGCACGAAAAGTCTTAAATCGGGTTTATGAGAGCTTTAAAATTGCTCAAAGTGATGAAACCTATCAAGAATTAGAAACAAGGATTTACAAACGCAAATTTGATAAATATATTTCCGATGAAGAACGAGAAGATTTCTTGAGAGTCGTCAAACATTATAGTCAATTGGTCAAGGTGGAATCTCAAGTTGAGATTTGTCGAGATGTTGAGGACAATAAATTTTTAGAATTAGCGATCGATGCTAACGCCGTATTTCTGAATTACTGGCGATCGCGATTTATTATCCTTAAAAACCCAATTTGAATCTCAAACATTAATTGTGACTCGTAGAGAGTTTTTGGAACAGGAGAAATGACGAATTGGTG harbors:
- a CDS encoding putative toxin-antitoxin system toxin component, PIN family translates to MNPKLIVIDTTVLISAVLSPEGTARKVLNRVYESFKIAQSDETYQELETRIYKRKFDKYISDEEREDFLRVVKHYSQLVKVESQVEICRDVEDNKFLELAIDANAVFLNYWRSRFIILKNPI